AGGCCAGTCTCTTGTCGTGCAGCAGCGGGCGGGGAAACGCGAAGATGCCCGGCCGGCCCTGCGCCGCCAGCCGATCGATGTGCGGTCCGCCGGGATAGGGCAGCCCCAACAGCTTGGCCGTCTTGTCGAAGGCCTCGCCCGCGGCGTCGTCCAGGGTCGCCCCCAGGCGTTCGTAGGTGCCGACCGCCGGCATGTGGATCAACTCGGTGTGCCCGCCCGACACCACCAGCACCACCGCCGGCAGCACCATGTCCTCGGTCAGGGCGTTGGCCAGGATGTGGCCCTCGATGTGGTGCACGCCGACCAGGGGCAGGTCGTGGGCCATGGCGAGGGCCTTGCCCGTGCTCAGCCCCACCAGGAGGGCCCCGATCAGCCCCGGCCCCGCGGTGACGGCGATGCCGTCCAGATCGCCCAGGCGCAGCCGCTCGCGCGCGAGCAGCACGTCGACCAGGGGCAGCAGGTTCACCAGGTGGGCANNNNNNNNNNNNNNNNNNNNNNNNNNNNNNNNNNNNNNNNNNNNNNNNNNNNNNNNNNNNNNNNNNNNNNNNNNNNNNNNNNNNNNNNNNNNNNNNNNNCGGCTGGCCAGCTCCGGCACCACGCCGCCGAAGTGGTCGTGCAGGTCGACCTGGCTGGAGACGAGATTCGCCGCCACGCCCCGTTCGCTGTCGTAGAGGGCGACGCTGGTGTCGTCGCACGAGGTCTCGATGCCCAGGACCCTCACGCGTCACCGTCCGCGGGAGTCGCCGTCTGCACCGGCCAGATGCGCTCGCGCAGCTCGGCCACGGCGCTCGCCTCCTTCTCCATCTCCTCGAAGACCGGGCCGATGGCCGTGGCCACCTCGCGCACCAGCACCGAACGCGTGCTCAGGCCCCGGGCCGCCGCCGTGCCGGCCAGGCCGTGCAGGTAGGCGCCGAGCAGGGCGGCATCGCGGGCCGTCAGGCCCTGGGCGAGCAGGCCGCCGACCAGCCCCGTCAGCACGTCGCCGCTGCCGGCGCGGGCCAGGGCGTCGTCGCCGCTGGCGTTGATGTGGACCCGGCCGTCCGGCGTCGCGATGAGCGACGGCGCGCCCTTGAGCATGAGCACCACGTTCCACTCGGTCGCGTAGCGACGCACCAACTCGAAGCGCCGCGCCTCGACCTCGGCGGGCGTCAGGCCCACAAGGCGCGCGAACTCGCCGGCGTGGGGCGTCAGGACGACCTGGTCGGTGCCGAAGCGCGGCGTCCGGCCCGTGCGGGCGAAGGCGTTCAAACCGTCGGCGTCGAGGACGACCGGCCGCTCGCAGGCGGCCATCAGGTCGCACACCCAGGCGTCGGTGTCGGGATCGCCGCCGAGACCCGGTCCCACCGCCAGCGCCCCCACGCCCGCCGACAGCGCCGTGAACACGGCGTCGTCCAGGGGCGCGATGGTGCCGCTGCCGGTCTCGGGCACCGCGTTCGTCAGCACCTCGGGCAGGCTCACGCGCATGGCCGTCTCCAACCCGCGGGGCACGACGAGCGAGACCAGACCCGCTCCCGACCGCAGGGCCCCCATGCCCGCCAGCGTGGCCGCCCCGCCGTACGCCGCCGACCCGGCCACCACCAGCAGGGCGCCGAACTGGTACTTGTGCGACACCGACGAGCGCGACGGCAGCAGGGCCAGGTACTCGTGCCGCGGCAGCCAGTGCAGTTCCGGCGTGTGGGCCTCGCACAGCTCGGGCGGAAAGCCGATGTCGATCACCTCGACGTCGCCGGCGAAGTCGCGGCCCGGCGCCAGCAGCAGGCCCCGCTTGGGCAGCCCCACGGTGATGGTCATGTCGGCGGCCACGGCCACCGGGTCGATGCGGCCGTCGTCGCCCGACACGCCCGAGGGGATGTCCAGGGCGATGCACGGGATGCCCGCGTCGTTGATGTTCCGGATCAGGTCGATGTAGGGCCCGCGCAGGGGCGGCGTGATGCCGGTGCCCAGGATGCCGTCGACCACCAGGTCGGCGGTGCCGGCCAGCTCGGTGAACGCGGCCGCCCACTCCCCGGCCTCGGGCACGAAGACCGTCACCTCGTCGGTGAGGAGTTCGAAATTGGCCTGGGCGTCGGGACTCAGCTCGTCCGGACGGGCCAGCAGCATCACCGAGACGGGGCAGTCGGCCTCGGCCAGCAGGCGGGCCACGACGAGGCCGTCGCCGCCGTTGTTGCCCTTGCCGCAGATGACGAGGACCCCCGTCACCGGCGCGGCGTCACCCTCCCGTTCGCCCGCCACGTGACCGCAGCCGGGCCCGTGCACGTGCTCGTGATCGCTGCCCTCGGCCTGCTCCTGCAGGAACTCGAGGATGAGCTCGGCCATGGCCTCGCCCGCCCGCTCCATCAGCTCCAGACCCGGCGTCCCGGCCGCGATGGTGGCGCGGTCGATGGCCGCCATCTCCCTGGCGGTGCACACTCTCATGGGCCGTCCTCCCCGTTGGCGCCGGCCACCCCGTTCAGGCGGTCGAGCACGTCCAGCAGTTGCAGCAGATCATCCACCACGAAATCGGGGACGGTCGCGTCGCCCGGCACCTTGTCGGCGTACTGGCTGTACTGGTCGCCGTAGCGCGCGTACACGGTGTGGGTGCCGGCGTTGCGCCCGCCCCGGATGTCCCGTTCCTTCCAGTCGCCGATCACGACGGCCCGGTCCGGCGCGACGCCGAGGCGCTCGAGCGCCATGCGGAATCCGGTCGGGTCGGGCTTGTGGGCGCCCGTGTCGTCGTGGGTCAGCACGAGGTCGAAACTGTGCTGCAGACCGAGATAGGTCAACCGCAACCACGCCTCGAAGCGCGGCGCGTCGCTGACCACGGCCATGCGGTAGCCCGCCTTCAGCAGGCTGTTCAGCACCAGCCGTGCGTGGGGATAGGTGACCAGCGAGGCCTCCCGCGCCCGCCGGTACGCCACCACGGCCGCGGCCAGGATGCGGTCGTCGCTGCGACCGACGGTCTGTTCGAGGAAGAAGTTGAACACGCGCTGGTGCTCGATGCCCTTGTCCTTGTAGATGGCGAAGATGCGATCGGTGGCCTCGCCGCGCCCGAGGGGCAGGCCCGCGTCGATCATGGCCTCGACGGCGGCCCGGATCGCGTCCTCCTTGGCCTTCATGAAGTCGGTCAGGGTGTTGTCCAGGTCGAAGATGACGGCCTGGATGCGGCGCTCCGCCGGGGCGCCCGGACCGGCCGGGAAAGACGAAGGGGATGCCAGGGGCTGGTCGCTCACGGGACGGCCTTTCGCCGGGATCGGAAAGGGTGGGTGCCTTTGCATGATAAACCTATCCGGGCGCGATGGCACTCCTGCCGGCGGGCGGGAATGCGGTTGCATCCCCCGGGGGTTGCAACGATCATGGGCCCCATGGAATCGCCCCGCGAACCCCGACGGCACCTGCCGCCCGCCAGCATGTGGACGACCTGGACGGCCCTGCGCATCCTCGCCCTGGCGGTGATGCTCATGGCCGGCAACTTCCTGCTGCAGATCATCTTCTACGGGATGGGCGGCGGCCTCTTCCTGCCGGTGCTGGTCGGTTCGGTCGGCGGCGTGGTGGTGCCGCTGCGCCTGCTCGCGTCCCGCACCGGGCTTCCCCTGCGCGACGACTTCGGCCTGCACGTGCCGGCGATCCCCGTCGTGCTCGCGGCGGCCCTCATGGCGGTGGCCGCCCTCTCGCCGACCTCGCTCCTGGCCCAGTTCAGCGTGCGCCTGCATCCGCCCGACGCCGAGTGGCTCAACTTCATGGCCGACAACATGCCCCAGGGCCCGGTCGAACTCGCGCTGGCCTTCCTGGCCGTGGTCGTGGCGGCGCCCCTGGCCGAGGAGCTCGTCTTCCGCGGCCTGGTCCACCGCCTCGCCAGCCACCTGTGGGGACCCTGGCCGGCCGCCGTCGTCTCGGCCCTGGTCTTCGGCATCGTCCACGGCGAACCGTGGTACCTGTTCGGGCTGGTCGGCATCGGCTTCGTGCTGGCCGTGGTGTACGAGGCGACCGGTTCGCTCGTGGCCTGCTGGATCACCCACGCCGTCCACAACGCCATCTCCCTGAGCATGATGATCTGGGGCGACGACGGAGGCGCCGAGGTGCCCGCCCTCTCCCTCGTCGACGGGCTCATCGCGGGCGGCTCGCTCGTGCTGCTCGTCCTGCTGTCGGCCTACCTCTGGCAGAATCGGCCGGACCGGCACGCCTGAACGCACGTCGCCCCGGACCGGGACCGGTCCGGGGCGACGTGCGGGCGGGCGGCGAACGGCGGGGAGGCGGACGCACCCCCATCCGGACGGGACGGGACGCCTACTTCTCCGATTCGCGCAGGCTCTTGCCGAGGCTGATCTCGCCGTTGTCGATGCGGATGCTGAAACCGCAGGCCGGGTTGTGGCACACCCAGGCCTTGTAGCGGATCGGGGCGCCGTCGCGCCCGTAGTCCGAAAGCGGCAGCAGCACGCCGGCGTCGCATTTCTTGCAGGGAGGAAAATCCATCTTCGTCTCCAGGGCGCAGGCCCAGGCCGGGGCAGTCCCACCACCCGTTCCGGAAGTCCCATGACCGGCCCCTCCGCCGGACACCGTACGGCGCGGTCCCGATTCAGGACCTGCGCGGTCCGCATATCCTAGCAGAATCGTATGCGTTAGCAACCGCCGATCGGGCTCAGGTCTTCTGGGGCTTCTTCCGGGCCGCCGGGAACAGGACGTTGTTCAGAATCAGCCGGTAGCCGGGAGAGGTCGGGAAGAGATCCAGGTCGGTGGGCGGATCCCCCACGCGATGCTGGTAGTCCTCGGGGTCGTGGCCGCCCAGGAAGGTCCAGGTGCCCATGCCCCGCTTGCCGTGGATGTACTTCACCTCGTCGGTGCCCTCGACCGCGGCCAACACGATCGCCGAGCGCTTCAGGTTCTTGCGGCTGTAGCCGGTCGTCTGGCCCAGGAAGCCGTTGATCACGTTGACGTGGTTCTGGGTGAGCATGGCCGGCACCGGATCGTACTTGGCGGCGAAGGCGAAGAGGGTGAAGTAGTCGGCCATGGCGCCGCGCATCATGGCGTAGTTGCTGGTGTCCAGGTCGGAGAACTCGTACACCATCGGGTTGGTCGTGAGATGGAAGTCGCGGAAGGCGAAGGTGGCCTCGTAGTCGACCCGGTTGCGGTAGTCCGGATCGTAGGGCGTGTTGTCGAACGGCTCGGGCACGATGTCGGTGTCGAGCCAGGCCAGGGCGAGATCGATGGTGTCGGTGGCGCTGCACATGGCGAAGAGGAAGCCGCCGCCCTCGACGTAGGTGCGGATGGTGAGCGCGACGGCGTGCTTCAGCTGCCACACCGTGGCGTAACCCAACCCCCGCGCCATCTCCTCGCTGGCGTGCTTCTGCTCCAGGTACCAGGGCTCGAGCCCGAACGTCGCATAGAACTTGCCGTACTGGCCGGTGAAGTCCTCGTGGTGCAGGTGCAGCCAGTCGTAGTCGTTCAGCTTGCCGGCCAGGACGTCCGGATCGTAGACCACGTCGTAGGGCACCTCGGCGTAGGTCAGGGCCAGGGTGACCGCGTCGTCCCACGGCTGCTTGTTCGGCGGGCTGTAGACGGCGATGCGGGGCGGCGTCTCGAGCAGCACCTCGTCCATGTTCTCCTGCTTCACCTCGGCCCGGATGGCCGCCACCTGGGCCTCCCCGAGTTCCTCGAAATCGACCCCGAGCAGGCGCGCATCCAGGCGCACGCGGGCCGTGTCGTCGCAGAGGAAGCTGCCCCCGCGGTAGTTGAGCAGCCAGGTGACCTTGTCGCCGGCCTGCAGGGTGTGGAAGGCGACGCCGTATGCGCGCAGGTGGTTGCCCTGGGCCAGGTCCATGGGCACGAGCAGGTACGACGCGGCGCGCGCCGCCGGCGCGGCGAGCACGAGCAGGGCGGCCGCCAGCAGGACCGAAGGCCGCGGCAGGCGCTGGTGCAGGATGGGCATGGTTCTCTCCGCCTCGTCTACTGGGGCAACGCGCGCAGCTCCTCGCGCACGTCGTCGATGAACAGGTAGTCCGGGTACTGGGCCAGCAGCTGCTCCCAGACGGTGCGGGCCGCCGCGGCGCGCCCCGCCTCCTGCAGCAGCTCCCCGCGCCGCTGCAGGGCCCGGGCGGCGTAGCGCCCGTCCGGATGCTCCAGCGCGAGACGCTGCAACAGGGCCAGGGCCTCGTCGTCGCGACCGTGGGCCGCGTAGGCGTCGGCGAGCTCGAAAGCCGCCCGCTCGTAGAGGTGCTGCGGCGCGGTCAGGTCGAGGCGCCGCTCGGCCTCGCCCAGGAACCGCTCCAGCGCCGTGACCCGCGCGTCGGGATGCGCCGTCAGGTCGGCGTAGACCGCCGGGGCGTACAGGCCCAGGATCTCCGGGCCGCCGGACGGGTTCTCCATCTCCTCGGCGATGATCAGGCCCAGCTCCAGGGCGTCGTTGGCGTAGGCCGCGCCGGGGCTGTCCAGGGCGATCACCGCGAAGCGGTCGCGGGCGGTGGCGAAGTGCCCCTCCGCGAGGTCGAGTCGCGCCAGGTGGTAGTGGGCATGCCCGCCCGCCTCGCGGAACTCGGGATCCCGCCCCAGGCGCGTCAGCACGGTGCGCCCCCGGGCCGTGTCGCCGGCGGCCAGATAGCACTCGCCGAGCGTCAGGCGCACCAGCGCCAGGCCCTCGGTCGGCAGGTCCAGGTCGAGCAGCATGCCCTCGAGCTGCCGCGCCGCCCCGGCCGGATCGCGCAGCCGGTCGCGCGTGTAGTCGGCCAGCCGGATGCGCGAGGAGTACAGGTGCTCGCTCCCCGGATTCACCTCGCGCACGATCGCGAGGGTGCGGCTGAAGCGCTCGGCCCCGGCCGCGGGGTCGTCGCCCAGGCCGTCGAGCTCGAGCGCCGTTCCGCACACCTCGGCCAGGTAGTCGGCCGCGCGACGCCGGATCACCAGGTCCGAGCCCGGCTGGCGGGCCAGGTTCTCCAGCACCGGCAGCAGGAAGTCGACGGTCGCCTGCACCTGCACCGGATCGGTCAGCAGCTTCAGCTCGCGGCTGAGGGTCAGGCAGTTCTGCAGGAGCACCATGGTCAGGGCCGGCTGCGCCGTGAGCGGCGTCACCAGGGCGAGGGCCTCGTCGACCCGGCCCGCCACCAGATCCAGGTTGGCCACCAGGAGCGCCTCGCCGCCCCGGGCGGCCGGGTCGCCGGCCTTGGCCATCAACTCGGCCCGGAAGGCGCCGTGGTCGGCGGGCCGGTAGGGCCCCTCCAGCAGTTCGGTGCGCACCAGCGCGTAGTTGTACGGGTTGGCGCGCAGCTCGTCGCTCACCTCGGCGGCCGCCTCCTTCTGGCGCCCGAGGGCGAGCAGGCCCAGGGCGCGCTGGCGGCCCAGGAAACGCGGTTCGCTCAGCACCCCGCGCATGGAGTCGATGAGGCCCACCGCCAGGCCCGGGTAGCCGTTCTCCAGCATCAGGTCCATGCCCACGATGGCCGCGCTGCGGGTGTTCCGGTTCAGGACCATGAAGCGGTCCAGGGCGACGCGGGCCGAGTCCGGCTCGCCCGCCGCCAGCAGCGATGCGCCGAGTCCCCGCCACAGGGCCGGATCGTCCGGAGCCGCGGCCACCGCCTCCCGGCCGAGCGCGACCGCCAGGGCGTGATCGCCCTGCAGCTGGGCCAGGCGGATGCGGCGGCTCAGCAGTTCCCGTTCGAGTCCGCTGTGCTGGGCCAGTTCGTCGATCAGCCCGGCGGCGCGCCCCAGGTTGCCGAGGGTGAGCAGGCGGTCCAGTTCGATCAGGCGCCGCCGCAGGTTCGCGGCCTGCTGGCTCTGGAAGACGTCCGGGTGGGCGGGCTTGTCCGCGTCGCGACCGCCGCCTTTGGGCACGAAGAGGCGCTGTTCCATGGGCCCGCTGCGCGGCGGGGTCGGCTGCGGCGTCTGGGCCACGGCCCCGGCGGCAAGCCCGACCAGCCCGACCAGGAGGGCCGCCCTCGCGACGGCGCGGGCGCTCACGGCAACTCCCCCGCGGCCCCGTCCGGCGCGGGCGCCGGCGCGGTCCGCTCGAGGGAATCGAGGGCCGCGAAGTAGCGCCGCACCAGGTCGCGGTACTCGAGGGGCGCCTGCTCGAGGGGCTGGAAACGCAGGCGGAGCGGATCGTCGCCGTCGCGGCGTCCGGTCCCGTCGTCGCCCCGCTGTTCGGTGTAGAGCTCACGCGAGGTCTCGGCCTCGCGGCGCTGGGCGTAGTCGCGTCGCCGGACGCTGTTGCGCGCGTCGAGCATGCGGCTGAGGATGCGTTCCTGCCGCACGAGGGTCTCCTCGTCCACGAGGCCCTCGCTGATGTCGCCGCCCACGCTCTCCATCTCGCGCCCCAGCTCCGTCAGGTCGCCCAGGAGCCGTTCGCCCTCGGGGCGTTCGCGCTCCTGCTCGGCCAGGTCGCCCATGCGGCGGGCCATGTCGGCCTGCTCCTGCCCGAGACGCTGCATCCGGCTGCGCGCCTCCTGGCTCATGCCCCGGTCGGCGAGCTGGCGCCGCAGCTGGTCGAGGGTTCCGTTCAGCTTCGCCTGTTCCTTGGCCATCTGCTGCAGGTCCTGCGACAGGGACTGCTGCGGATCGCCGCCACCCCCGCCGCTGCTGCTGCTGCTCTGCATCTGCGCCTCGGTGAGCAGCCCGATGACG
The sequence above is a segment of the bacterium genome. Coding sequences within it:
- a CDS encoding asparagine synthetase B, which codes for MLAAALLVLAAPAARAASYLLVPMDLAQGNHLRAYGVAFHTLQAGDKVTWLLNYRGGSFLCDDTARVRLDARLLGVDFEELGEAQVAAIRAEVKQENMDEVLLETPPRIAVYSPPNKQPWDDAVTLALTYAEVPYDVVYDPDVLAGKLNDYDWLHLHHEDFTGQYGKFYATFGLEPWYLEQKHASEEMARGLGYATVWQLKHAVALTIRTYVEGGGFLFAMCSATDTIDLALAWLDTDIVPEPFDNTPYDPDYRNRVDYEATFAFRDFHLTTNPMVYEFSDLDTSNYAMMRGAMADYFTLFAFAAKYDPVPAMLTQNHVNVINGFLGQTTGYSRKNLKRSAIVLAAVEGTDEVKYIHGKRGMGTWTFLGGHDPEDYQHRVGDPPTDLDLFPTSPGYRLILNNVLFPAARKKPQKT
- the tsaD gene encoding tRNA (adenosine(37)-N6)-threonylcarbamoyltransferase complex transferase subunit TsaD produces the protein AHLVNLLPLVDVLLARERLRLGDLDGIAVTAGPGLIGALLVGLSTGKALAMAHDLPLVGVHHIEGHILANALTEDMVLPAVVLVVSGGHTELIHMPAVGTYERLGATLDDAAGEAFDKTAKLLGLPYPGGPHIDRLAAQGRPGIFAFPRPLLHDKRLAFSFSGLKTAVRTAVDGLPRPLDEQTVADVSREVQEAIVDTLTAKLFAAARRTHVRAVYLAGGVAANGGLRDRVAAEAERRGLHFRPPERVYCTDNAAMIAYAGYCHFLAGKRDSLALDSFPRGPVTSWR
- a CDS encoding NAD(P)H-hydrate dehydratase — its product is MRVCTAREMAAIDRATIAAGTPGLELMERAGEAMAELILEFLQEQAEGSDHEHVHGPGCGHVAGEREGDAAPVTGVLVICGKGNNGGDGLVVARLLAEADCPVSVMLLARPDELSPDAQANFELLTDEVTVFVPEAGEWAAAFTELAGTADLVVDGILGTGITPPLRGPYIDLIRNINDAGIPCIALDIPSGVSGDDGRIDPVAVAADMTITVGLPKRGLLLAPGRDFAGDVEVIDIGFPPELCEAHTPELHWLPRHEYLALLPSRSSVSHKYQFGALLVVAGSAAYGGAATLAGMGALRSGAGLVSLVVPRGLETAMRVSLPEVLTNAVPETGSGTIAPLDDAVFTALSAGVGALAVGPGLGGDPDTDAWVCDLMAACERPVVLDADGLNAFARTGRTPRFGTDQVVLTPHAGEFARLVGLTPAEVEARRFELVRRYATEWNVVLMLKGAPSLIATPDGRVHINASGDDALARAGSGDVLTGLVGGLLAQGLTARDAALLGAYLHGLAGTAAARGLSTRSVLVREVATAIGPVFEEMEKEASAVAELRERIWPVQTATPADGDA
- a CDS encoding tetratricopeptide repeat protein: MSARAVARAALLVGLVGLAAGAVAQTPQPTPPRSGPMEQRLFVPKGGGRDADKPAHPDVFQSQQAANLRRRLIELDRLLTLGNLGRAAGLIDELAQHSGLERELLSRRIRLAQLQGDHALAVALGREAVAAAPDDPALWRGLGASLLAAGEPDSARVALDRFMVLNRNTRSAAIVGMDLMLENGYPGLAVGLIDSMRGVLSEPRFLGRQRALGLLALGRQKEAAAEVSDELRANPYNYALVRTELLEGPYRPADHGAFRAELMAKAGDPAARGGEALLVANLDLVAGRVDEALALVTPLTAQPALTMVLLQNCLTLSRELKLLTDPVQVQATVDFLLPVLENLARQPGSDLVIRRRAADYLAEVCGTALELDGLGDDPAAGAERFSRTLAIVREVNPGSEHLYSSRIRLADYTRDRLRDPAGAARQLEGMLLDLDLPTEGLALVRLTLGECYLAAGDTARGRTVLTRLGRDPEFREAGGHAHYHLARLDLAEGHFATARDRFAVIALDSPGAAYANDALELGLIIAEEMENPSGGPEILGLYAPAVYADLTAHPDARVTALERFLGEAERRLDLTAPQHLYERAAFELADAYAAHGRDDEALALLQRLALEHPDGRYAARALQRRGELLQEAGRAAAARTVWEQLLAQYPDYLFIDDVREELRALPQ
- a CDS encoding HAD-IA family hydrolase codes for the protein MSDQPLASPSSFPAGPGAPAERRIQAVIFDLDNTLTDFMKAKEDAIRAAVEAMIDAGLPLGRGEATDRIFAIYKDKGIEHQRVFNFFLEQTVGRSDDRILAAAVVAYRRAREASLVTYPHARLVLNSLLKAGYRMAVVSDAPRFEAWLRLTYLGLQHSFDLVLTHDDTGAHKPDPTGFRMALERLGVAPDRAVVIGDWKERDIRGGRNAGTHTVYARYGDQYSQYADKVPGDATVPDFVVDDLLQLLDVLDRLNGVAGANGEDGP
- a CDS encoding CPBP family intramembrane metalloprotease produces the protein MESPREPRRHLPPASMWTTWTALRILALAVMLMAGNFLLQIIFYGMGGGLFLPVLVGSVGGVVVPLRLLASRTGLPLRDDFGLHVPAIPVVLAAALMAVAALSPTSLLAQFSVRLHPPDAEWLNFMADNMPQGPVELALAFLAVVVAAPLAEELVFRGLVHRLASHLWGPWPAAVVSALVFGIVHGEPWYLFGLVGIGFVLAVVYEATGSLVACWITHAVHNAISLSMMIWGDDGGAEVPALSLVDGLIAGGSLVLLVLLSAYLWQNRPDRHA